In a single window of the Halomicroarcula saliterrae genome:
- a CDS encoding DUF7553 family protein: MTREELATASDLLESAASDADDADAADRLGDLAAQLETLSTADRGPDHGRLARIQSALHDLEGGDGEDVAETLSEANDAINEYRSDLEGV; this comes from the coding sequence ATGACACGTGAAGAACTCGCGACAGCCAGCGACCTGCTCGAATCGGCCGCAAGCGACGCCGACGACGCGGACGCGGCCGACCGGCTCGGCGACCTGGCGGCCCAGCTCGAAACGCTCTCGACGGCCGACCGCGGCCCGGACCACGGGCGGCTCGCCCGAATCCAGTCGGCCCTGCACGACCTCGAGGGCGGCGACGGCGAAGACGTCGCCGAGACGCTCTCGGAAGCCAACGACGCCATCAACGAGTACCGCTCGGACCTCGAAGGCGTCTGA
- a CDS encoding LLM class oxidoreductase — translation MTRRGHENDGYRRLFDGDGLSFGVGLPLTGVRESTPAVDAEVRLSKHAESVGFDGLWARDVPTYWPRFGDAGGAFDTWPLLSHLAAHTDDIALGTSSVVLPLRHPIHVAKSAATVDRLSDGRLVVGVASGDRDPEYPAFGVDSDERGRLVRESVSALRAIWREEYPEIEGSWGRLDGELDVLPKPTTETLPLLPTGNARQSTEWLAEHGDGWIFYHLPEKTLRSYLDDWRERTSHEPFVMVVRVDLADDPTADPEPLHQGYRAGVEWFRDYFRRLESHGLDHVIVGLDAAEPRRALTAFATDVIDEL, via the coding sequence ATGACCCGACGCGGGCACGAGAACGACGGCTATCGGCGGTTGTTCGACGGCGACGGGCTCTCCTTCGGTGTCGGGCTGCCCCTCACCGGCGTCCGGGAGTCGACGCCGGCGGTCGACGCGGAGGTCCGGCTGTCGAAACACGCCGAATCGGTCGGGTTCGACGGGCTCTGGGCCCGGGACGTCCCGACGTACTGGCCCCGGTTCGGGGACGCCGGCGGGGCCTTCGACACCTGGCCGCTGCTCTCGCACCTGGCGGCACACACCGACGACATCGCGCTGGGCACGTCGAGCGTCGTCCTGCCGCTGCGCCATCCGATTCACGTCGCGAAATCGGCCGCGACCGTCGACCGGCTCTCTGACGGCCGGCTCGTGGTCGGGGTCGCCTCCGGAGACAGAGACCCCGAGTACCCCGCCTTCGGCGTCGACTCCGACGAGCGGGGCCGGCTGGTCCGCGAGAGCGTGTCGGCGCTGCGGGCCATCTGGCGCGAGGAGTACCCCGAAATCGAGGGGTCGTGGGGCCGACTCGACGGCGAGCTGGACGTGCTCCCGAAACCCACGACCGAGACGCTGCCACTCCTGCCGACCGGGAACGCCCGGCAGTCGACCGAGTGGCTCGCCGAACACGGTGACGGCTGGATTTTCTACCACCTCCCGGAGAAGACGCTGCGGTCCTACCTCGACGACTGGCGCGAGCGAACGAGCCACGAGCCCTTCGTCATGGTCGTGCGTGTCGACCTCGCCGACGACCCGACGGCCGACCCCGAACCGCTTCATCAGGGGTACCGCGCCGGTGTCGAGTGGTTCCGGGACTACTTCCGCCGGCTCGAATCGCACGGGCTCGACCACGTCATCGTCGGACTCGACGCCGCAGAGCCCCGGCGGGCGCTGACGGCCTTCGCCACCGACGTCATCGACGAGCTGTGA
- a CDS encoding YihY/virulence factor BrkB family protein, with protein MVTQSGAIDFGKRIASDFSEKNVSFMAAALAYHAFISLAPMLLLLFLVFSTIGIGLENQLLSSAVAWLPGPIAEVVTQLLQGETNGAGASVIGLLVLVWGTLKIFRGLDTAFSEIYETVDTNSLVDKLRDGMIVFVALALALLAMVGSSVVLGGLTARIPYSQWLTPVALLAGLVVAFYPIYYVFPDSDLGYRDVLPGVVVAAVGWGALQGLFQLYLSVADPSTGNFFGGVIVVVTYLYFSALVLLLGAVVNAVIGHHSMGGPGGVGRTEAHFATERTESFDLAGLVAYLADLRTELLAERGTHRRTELVGDRPKPDGDVEIVEQSTTEGETNQWLVTLRWEVSDDELVEHFAARTDAESAERADEAVTNDTRSDD; from the coding sequence ATGGTCACACAGTCCGGCGCTATCGACTTCGGCAAGCGAATCGCCTCGGACTTCTCCGAGAAGAACGTCTCCTTCATGGCCGCCGCACTCGCCTACCACGCCTTCATCTCGCTTGCACCGATGTTACTGCTCCTCTTTCTCGTCTTCTCGACCATCGGTATCGGACTGGAGAACCAGCTCCTCAGCAGCGCCGTCGCGTGGCTCCCGGGTCCGATCGCCGAGGTCGTGACACAGCTGTTACAGGGGGAGACCAACGGTGCCGGAGCCTCCGTCATCGGCCTCCTCGTGCTCGTCTGGGGGACGCTCAAGATATTCCGGGGGCTGGACACGGCGTTCTCGGAGATATACGAGACCGTCGACACGAACTCGCTCGTGGACAAGCTCCGAGACGGGATGATCGTCTTCGTCGCCCTCGCCCTCGCGCTCCTTGCGATGGTCGGCTCCAGCGTCGTGCTGGGCGGGCTGACGGCGCGGATTCCCTACAGCCAGTGGCTGACGCCGGTCGCGCTGCTTGCCGGGCTCGTGGTCGCGTTCTACCCGATATACTACGTGTTCCCGGACTCGGACCTGGGCTACCGGGACGTGTTGCCCGGCGTGGTCGTCGCCGCCGTCGGCTGGGGGGCGCTGCAGGGGCTCTTCCAGCTCTATCTCTCGGTCGCGGACCCGAGCACCGGCAACTTCTTCGGCGGTGTCATCGTCGTCGTCACCTACCTCTACTTCTCCGCGCTCGTGCTCTTGCTCGGTGCGGTGGTCAACGCGGTCATCGGCCACCACTCGATGGGCGGCCCCGGTGGCGTCGGTCGAACGGAGGCCCACTTCGCCACCGAACGGACTGAGTCGTTCGACCTCGCCGGGCTAGTCGCCTACCTCGCGGACCTGCGGACCGAGCTACTGGCCGAACGGGGCACCCACCGGCGGACGGAGCTGGTCGGCGACCGACCGAAGCCCGACGGCGACGTCGAAATCGTCGAGCAGTCGACGACGGAGGGCGAGACGAACCAGTGGCTGGTCACGCTCCGATGGGAGGTCTCGGACGACGAACTGGTCGAACACTTCGCGGCTCGCACGGACGCCGAGAGCGCCGAGCGAGCGGACGAGGCGGTCACGAACGACACCCGGAGCGACGACTGA
- a CDS encoding TIGR00300 family protein, whose product MTVSREVELEGHIIDSGMMGTAFSIIMDMGGEFAVEAFDIGRHKDEASYARLLVEADDEATLQSIIHELHQNGANPADPTDATLQPAPADQVVPHGFYSTTNHPTFVRYEDEWLAVERMEMDCAIVVGRSADGSPRAYTKVLNAVEAGDRIVTGDTGIRVEPPERPRDSGGAFGFMEGGVSSERPSESTIRKIAAAMRETKAEGGEILAVCGPALIHSGAREDLARLVREGHVDMLSAGNGFAVHDIERDLYGTSLGVDTETLDHARHGHKHHIYAISEVIREGGIEAAVESGTIDSGVMYECVVNDRPFVLAGSIRDDGPLPDTITDAVEAQDAIREQAHEADMVLMLSTLLHSVAVGNCLPSTTRVVCVDINPATVTQLLDRGSAQAVGMVTDIGTFVPLLADELDGA is encoded by the coding sequence ATGACGGTCTCTCGTGAGGTCGAACTGGAGGGCCACATCATCGACTCCGGGATGATGGGCACCGCGTTCAGCATCATCATGGACATGGGCGGGGAGTTCGCCGTCGAGGCGTTCGACATCGGCCGCCACAAGGACGAGGCGTCCTACGCCCGGTTGCTCGTCGAGGCCGACGACGAGGCCACGCTGCAGTCGATTATCCACGAACTCCACCAGAACGGCGCGAACCCGGCGGACCCGACGGACGCGACGCTCCAGCCTGCCCCGGCCGACCAGGTGGTTCCACACGGGTTCTACTCGACGACGAACCACCCTACCTTCGTCCGCTACGAGGACGAGTGGCTCGCCGTCGAACGGATGGAGATGGACTGTGCGATTGTCGTCGGCCGGAGCGCGGACGGGTCGCCCCGGGCCTACACGAAAGTCCTCAACGCGGTCGAGGCCGGCGACCGAATCGTCACTGGCGACACCGGTATCCGGGTCGAACCGCCGGAACGACCCCGCGACTCGGGTGGCGCGTTCGGGTTCATGGAAGGGGGCGTCTCCTCGGAACGGCCCTCGGAATCGACTATTCGGAAGATAGCCGCGGCGATGCGGGAGACGAAAGCCGAGGGCGGCGAGATACTCGCGGTCTGTGGCCCGGCGCTCATCCACTCCGGGGCGCGCGAGGACCTCGCGCGCCTGGTGCGGGAGGGTCACGTCGACATGCTCTCTGCCGGCAACGGATTCGCCGTCCACGACATCGAGCGGGACCTCTACGGCACCTCGCTGGGCGTCGACACGGAGACGCTGGACCACGCCCGCCACGGCCACAAACACCACATCTACGCCATCAGCGAGGTCATCCGCGAGGGCGGCATCGAGGCCGCCGTCGAGTCGGGGACCATCGACTCCGGCGTGATGTACGAGTGTGTCGTCAACGACCGCCCGTTCGTCCTCGCGGGGTCGATACGCGACGACGGGCCCCTCCCGGACACGATTACAGACGCCGTCGAGGCTCAGGACGCCATCCGCGAGCAGGCTCACGAGGCCGATATGGTCCTGATGCTCTCGACGCTGTTGCACTCCGTCGCCGTCGGCAACTGCCTCCCGTCGACGACCCGGGTCGTCTGTGTCGATATCAACCCCGCGACGGTCACGCAACTGCTGGACCGCGGGAGCGCACAGGCCGTGGGGATGGTCACCGACATCGGCACATTCGTACCGCTGCTGGCCGACGAGCTGGACGGAGCCTGA